Proteins from a genomic interval of Polaribacter sejongensis:
- a CDS encoding PKD domain protein: protein MKKLKIIYKALVILLIINACSEEDRSLDFLDNVAPPSNVAASYNLSQDNSGLVTILPTAVGATFFDVYFGDASAEEKGVEAGKMAQHTYTEGTYNIKVVAYNSKGDATEATQELVVSFKAPENLEVTIENDIAISKQLNITAKADFAATYDFYSGEADVAQPAASANIGDVINYQYATAGTYTVKVIAKGGAIETTEYNGEFEVTAILAPLKSANTQPARDAADVISIFSDTYTNVAGTDFNPNWSQTTVYTPFELNGDAMIQYSNLNYQGIQIGETQDISGMEFLHLDVWTADATELDTYLISVASGEKMIKTALTKDAWTTINIPISAFTEQGLSVDDIHQFKFEGSGSVFIDNLYFYKASSAPVTGVTPLTFETDYELSSFDGGSASVIANPDANGNSSSSVLELAKNAGQLWAGSKITISSTFDVSNTTITAKVWSPRAGLDLLLKFEDATPWPNTVSSAEITATTTVANAWEELTFDFSGISTSVDFNNLVLIMDNGTEGDGSANYTIYVDDISTSPVLDFEPEFILSSFDGGAISVIANPDTNGNASAMVAQLVKNAGQLWAGSKITVPTPFSFTAGTSIKVKVWSPRAGLDVLLKFEDATPWPNTVASAEITATTTTANAWEELTFDFSGISTSVDFTNLVLIMDNGTEGDGSANYTIYLDDISQF, encoded by the coding sequence ATGAAGAAATTAAAAATAATATACAAAGCATTAGTAATACTTTTGATTATTAATGCTTGTTCAGAAGAAGATAGAAGTTTAGACTTCTTAGATAATGTAGCACCTCCATCTAATGTTGCTGCTAGTTATAATTTATCGCAAGATAATTCTGGTTTGGTTACTATTTTACCAACTGCGGTTGGGGCAACCTTTTTTGATGTTTATTTTGGAGATGCATCTGCAGAAGAAAAAGGTGTTGAAGCTGGTAAAATGGCGCAACATACCTATACGGAAGGAACGTATAATATTAAAGTGGTAGCTTATAATTCTAAAGGAGACGCAACAGAAGCAACACAAGAATTAGTAGTTTCTTTTAAAGCTCCAGAAAATTTAGAAGTTACTATAGAAAATGATATTGCAATCTCTAAACAATTAAATATTACTGCGAAAGCAGATTTTGCAGCTACTTACGATTTTTATTCAGGAGAAGCAGATGTAGCACAACCAGCAGCATCAGCTAATATTGGAGATGTCATAAATTATCAATACGCTACAGCAGGTACGTATACTGTAAAAGTAATAGCTAAAGGTGGTGCAATTGAAACAACAGAATATAACGGTGAGTTTGAAGTTACTGCTATTTTAGCACCTTTAAAATCAGCAAATACACAACCAGCAAGAGATGCTGCAGATGTTATTTCTATTTTTAGTGATACCTATACAAATGTTGCAGGTACAGATTTTAACCCGAATTGGAGCCAAACAACTGTTTATACTCCTTTTGAGTTAAATGGTGATGCTATGATTCAGTATAGTAATTTAAACTATCAAGGAATTCAAATTGGTGAAACACAAGATATTTCTGGTATGGAGTTTCTTCATTTAGATGTTTGGACTGCAGATGCTACAGAATTAGATACCTATTTAATTAGTGTTGCAAGCGGAGAAAAAATGATAAAAACAGCCTTAACAAAAGATGCTTGGACAACGATTAACATTCCTATTTCAGCATTTACAGAGCAAGGTTTATCAGTAGATGATATTCACCAATTCAAGTTTGAAGGTTCGGGGTCTGTGTTTATAGACAATCTTTATTTTTACAAAGCGAGTTCAGCGCCAGTTACTGGTGTAACTCCATTAACTTTTGAAACAGATTATGAATTAAGTTCTTTTGATGGTGGATCTGCTTCCGTTATTGCAAATCCAGATGCAAATGGAAATTCATCTTCTTCAGTTTTAGAACTTGCAAAAAATGCAGGTCAGCTTTGGGCAGGATCTAAAATTACAATTTCGTCAACATTTGATGTTTCTAATACAACAATTACTGCTAAAGTTTGGTCTCCAAGAGCAGGTTTAGATTTATTGTTAAAATTTGAAGATGCTACTCCATGGCCTAATACTGTGTCTTCAGCAGAAATTACAGCAACTACAACGGTAGCGAATGCTTGGGAAGAGTTAACGTTTGATTTTTCTGGAATAAGTACGAGTGTAGATTTTAATAATCTAGTTTTAATAATGGACAACGGTACGGAAGGAGATGGATCTGCTAACTACACTATTTACGTAGATGATATTTCTACAAGTCCTGTTTTAGATTTCGAACCAGAGTTTATATTAAGTTCTTTTGATGGTGGTGCAATTTCTGTAATTGCAAATCCAGACACAAACGGAAACGCATCTGCAATGGTTGCACAACTTGTAAAAAATGCAGGTCAACTTTGGGCAGGATCTAAAATTACAGTTCCTACACCATTTAGCTTTACAGCTGGAACAAGTATCAAAGTTAAAGTTTGGTCTCCAAGAGCAGGTTTAGATGTACTATTAAAATTTGAAGATGCTACTCCGTGGCCAAATACCGTGGCTTCAGCAGAAATTACAGCAACTACAACCACAGCGAATGCTTGGGAGGAGTTAACGTTTGATTTTTCTGGAATAAGTACTTCTGTAGACTTTACAAACCTGGTTTTAATAATGGATAATGGTACAGAAGGAGATGGTTCTGCTAATTATACTATTTATCTAGATGATATATCACAATTTTAA